One Lepisosteus oculatus isolate fLepOcu1 chromosome 13, fLepOcu1.hap2, whole genome shotgun sequence genomic region harbors:
- the LOC102684748 gene encoding G-protein coupled receptor 87-like, with product MDSSSNGSCGNSSSIQSVVFAALFPTLYAIIFIGGLVLNSLAAWIFFQIKNRSSFILYLKNIAVADLVMTLTFPFTIASESGLGPWQLKAFVCRYSAVVFYASMYVSLSFLGLISLDRYLKIVKPFGESKLYNFTFTKFVSMGVWLGMIFLSLPNTILTNKTPTSENAHCCTYLKSDLGLKWHAAVSYINICIFIAVLVILIASYISIYKHVHRSNQQFVCTAKRETKPSQNIYIILVVFSICFVPYHLWRIPFTLSQIDKHFGEVGDAVLMYGKRITLFMSACNVCLDPVIYFLMCKSFTRKLGRKLHLGHHSSLNDSRQSTRRTQVRRFREYPSARE from the coding sequence ATGGATTCCAGCTCCAACGGCTCCTGCGGGAACTCCAGCTCGATCCAGTCTGTTGTGTTCGCGGCGCTGTTCCCCACGCTCTACGCCATCATCTTCATCGGGGGGCTCGTTCTCAACAGTCTGGCCGCCTGGATCTTCTTCCAGATCAAGAATCGGAGCAGCTTCATCCTCTATCTGAAGAACATCGCCGTGGCGGACTTGGTCATGACCCTGACTTTCCCCTTCACCATCGCCAGCGAGTCCGGCCTGGGGCCCTGGCAGCTGAAGGCCTTCGTGTGCCGCTATTCGGCGGTCGTGTTCTACGCCAGCATGTACGTCAGCCTCTCCTTCCTGGGCCTCATTAGCCTTGACAGATATCTCAAGATAGTAAAGCCCTTCGGGGAGTCTAAACTGTATAACTTCACTTTCACGAAGTTTGTGTCGATGGGCGTGTGGCTGGGCATGATATTCCTCTCGTTGCCAAACACCATATTGACCAACAAAACCCCAACATCCGAAAACGCCCACTGTTGCACCTACCTGAAAAGTGACCTTGGCCTAAAATGGCACGCAGCTGTGAGCTATAttaacatttgcatttttatagCGGTCTTGGTCATTCTCATCGCCAGTTACATATCGATCTACAAGCACGTCCACAGGTCGAACCAGCAGTTTGTGTGCACCGCCAAGAGGGAAACGAAACCCAGCCAGAATATTTATATCATCCTGGTGGTTTTTTCCATTTGCTTTGTGCCCTACCACCTGTGGAGGATCCCCTTCACCCTGAGTCAGATCGACAAGCACTTCGGCGAAGTCGGGGACGCCGTCCTCATGTACGGCAAAAGAATCACCCTGTTCATGTCGGCCTGCAACGTCTGCCTGGACCCGGTGATCTATTTCCTGATGTGCAAGTCCTTCACCAGAAAGCTAGGGAGAAAACTCCACCTGGGACACCACTCCTCCCTGAACGATTCCCGGCAGAGCACCCGGAGGACTCAGGTGCGGAGATTTCGAGAGTACCCCTCCGCCAGAGAGTAG
- the LOC102684951 gene encoding P2Y purinoceptor 13: MNASQINESLSSAKCTRDTSVTGVVFPCLYSLLFLGALLLNSLAAWVFFQIPSSSTFVVYLKNVVVADLLMTVTILIKVLGDSGLGSWQLKAFTCRYSAVLFYMTMYISIILLGLISFDRYLKIVRPFGKLFIQKVTTGKVLTVGVWVVMFSMTALPNMVLTNRDPPLNTTIKCSSLKGPLGLKWHEAVNYFCQFLFWGTLALMVFCYTFISKKVYESYQNSRSSAKNATRKTKAKVFIVVAVFFICFAPFHFARVPYTLSQTRSTSSCVLQTVLYITKETTLWLSATNTCLDPLIYIFLCKSFRTKLAEALRLKSKCLSAEGADSFAETSTKVEATSL, encoded by the coding sequence atgaatGCAAGCCAGATCAACGAGAGTCTCTCCTCAGCTAAGTGCACGCGGGACACCAGTGTCACCGGAGTCGTGTTCCCCTGTCTGTATTCACTTCTGTTTCTGGGGGCCCTCCTTCTCAACAGCCTGGCCGCCTGGGTCTTCTTCCAGATTCCCAGCTCTTCCACCTTCGTGGTGTACCTCAAAAACGTGGTGGTCGCTGACCTGCTAATGACCGTGACCATACTGATTAAAGTGCTCGGTGACTCTGGCCTGGGGTCCTGGCAGCTGAAGGCTTTCACGTGCCGCTACTCTGCCGTGCTCTTCTACATGACCATGTACATCAGCATCATACTGCTGGGGCTGATCAGCTTCGACCGCTACCTAAAGATCGTGAGGCCCTTCGGGAAGTTGTTCATCCAGAAGGTGACCACCGGGAAGGTCCTGACCGTTGGCGTCTGGGTGGTGATGTTCTCCATGACCGCGCTGCCCAACATGGTCCTGACCAACAGGGACCCACCCCTCAACACAACAATAAAGTGCAGCTCTCTTAAGGGACCCCTGGGGCTGAAGTGGCATGAGGCCGTCAACTACTTCTGCCAGTTCCTCTTCTGGGGCACCCTGGCTCTGATGGTCTTCTGCTACACGTTCATCAGCAAGAAAGTGTACGAGTCCTACCAGAACTCCCGCAGCTCCGCCAAAAACgccaccaggaaaacaaaggcgAAGGTGTTCATCGTGGTGGCCGTGTTTTTCATCTGCTTCGCGCCCTTCCACTTCGCCAGAGTGCCCTACACACTGAGCCAGACCCGGAGCACGAGCAGCTGTGTGCTGCAGACCGTGCTGTACATCACCAAAGAGACTACCCTTTGGCTGTCTGCCACAAACACTTGCCTGGATCCCCTGATATACATATTCCTGTGCAAATCATTTAGGACAAAGCTGGCTGAAGCCCTGCGGCTCAAGTCTAAATGCCTCTCTGCTGAAGGAGCGGATTCGTTTGCTGAAACCTCTACCAAAGTTGAGGCAACATCTTTGTAA